The Acidobacteriota bacterium genome includes the window GCCCTGTGAATAATTCATGAAGGTCTTGAAATAGAAAGGCGATCGAGCGCTTTGCACGGCCGTTCAGCAAGTGCGCGTTTTAGCATTCTAATTGAATGCAGTTTAACGAAATCGGAGGAAAAATATGGCCGTTTTTGGACCGAACCCGGACCGTCGTACTCTTCCGAACCCCATGTGAAAATCTTCGGGAACACACGGCACCAAAAGGTTTCACTTGAACGATCTCCGTGATCTTGTTGAACTTCCCGGGCGGCGCTCGGGGTCCGCGGACACCCGGGGCCCGGGGCGATCGCCGCCTCTCCGGTGCGGGCTAACGCGCCAGTTCCCCCAAGACCTCCCGAGCGAAGTCCGCATCCTTTTCTTTCACTTGAACCTCCACCGGCCCCACGAGGACGTTGAAGCCGCCCAGCTCTCCCGCCCCGAAGAGGCCCTGCACTCCCTCGTTTCGGACGACGAAGGGCACGCCCGCGTCGGAGAGGAGCGTCTTGGCCAGGCCGAGCCGAAGCGGATCCGCGGCCGTGAGGACCGTCACCAGGATCAGCGGCGCGCCGGGGTCGCGGCCCGAAGGAGGCCCCGCGCCGCACCGGGGGCACTCGCCCAACTCGTCCTCGAAGGGACCGCCGCATTTCGGACAGAACACCGCCTCCTCCTTTCGGGTCAGACTTCCCATTCCATGGACAGGAGCCGCGGGAGAAGGGGCTCCAGAATGCGAAAGGTGGCCCCCCAGAGCTTGTGGGGGCCTATCCGGATGAATGCGAAGCGCCGGGCCTCGGGCCACTCCGGCCACGCGAACCATTCCTCCCCCCGCGCCGACGGGTCCGACAGATCC containing:
- a CDS encoding DUF2007 domain-containing protein, encoding MFCPKCGGPFEDELGECPRCGAGPPSGRDPGAPLILVTVLTAADPLRLGLAKTLLSDAGVPFVVRNEGVQGLFGAGELGGFNVLVGPVEVQVKEKDADFAREVLGELAR